GTCGCAGAAGAACACGCTGGTGCTGCTCAACGGCCGCCGCCTGGCCAACTATGGTTTCCCGGCCGGAGGCCTGTCCGACACCTTCGTCGATCTCAACGCGCTGCCGCTGGTCGCGGTCGAGCGCATCGAAGTGCTCAAGGACGGCGCCTCGGCGGTGTACGGCTCCGACGCCGTGGCCGGCGTGGTCAACATCATCACCCGGCAGAACTTCGAAGGCGCCGAGATCGGCGGCAGCTTCGGCGGCGCCGACCAGGGCGGCCTGCACGAGCAGAACCTGAAGTTCGTCGGTGGCCTCGGCGACCTCGACACCGATGGCTACAACATCCTCTTCAGTTTGCAGGGCTACAACCGCGAGCGCCTCGATCAGGACGAGCGCAACCTGACCAGTAGCGGCATCTACACCGACAAGCCCGGTGGCCGCTGGAACGGCTGGTCGGCCAAGGGCGCGCGCTACCTGGTCAACGGTGTGTCGGTACCGATGCTCGATGCCAGCGGCAACTGCCCGGTCGGTACCACACGCGTCGCCAGCGCGCCGATCGACGGCCTGGCTGGTGATACCTGCGGCTTCAACCAGGCACCGTTCACCACGCTGATCCCCTCGACCAAGCGCTACCAGGCCTATGCCAACGGCACCTTCCGCCTGAGCGACAGCGTCGAAGCCTTCGGCGAAGTGCTGTACAGCCAGATCAAGAGTGCCGCGTGGTTCGGCAGCAGCCCGTTCTTCACCCTGGAGAGTGGCCGCTTCGCACTGAACGCGAACACCGGCCTGGCGGAGCCGGTGTCGTCGCTGCTGCCGGCCAACAATCCTTACAACCTGTACGGCCGTGCGATCCCGATCGAGTACACCTTCTTCGACCTCGGCGGCACGATCAAGACCAACCGCTCCACCGCCTACCGCGGCGTGTTCGGCCTGCGTGGCACCACCGCGTCGTGGGACTGGGAAGTGGCTGCGTTCGGTGCACGCAGCAGCGAGCGCGAGAGCGTCTCTGGTGGCTTCGCCAACCGCTGGGCGCTGGCCGATGCACTGGCCTCGGGCAGCTACAATCTGCTCAACCCGGCGGCGACGCCGCAGTCGGTGCGCGACTCGATCAACATCGCCACGCTGCGTCCGGCCGAATCCAAGCTGCAGGGCATCGATGCGAAGATTTCCGGCAGCCTGGGCCACACCTGGGCCGGCGAGATCGGCTTCGCCGCCGGTGCCGAGTGGCGCCGCGAGAAGCTCGATTCCAACAACCCGTGGCAGATCGACGCCGGCCTGCAGGTGCGCCCGGCCATCGCCGAAGTGCACGGCAAGCGCCAGGTCAGTGCGGCCTATGCCGAAGTGAACGTGCCACTGGCTTCGACGCTGGAGCTGTCCGCCGCCGCGCGTGCCGACCATTACGATGATTTCGGCGATGCCTTCTCGCCGAAGATCGGCCTGCGCTGGCAGCCGCTGGACTTCCTGCTGGTGCGTGCGTCGGCCTCGAAGGGCTTCCGTGCACCGTCGCTGTCGGAGAACTCCAACAGCACCAGCATCGCCTACGGCAGCGTGGTCGATCCGCGTGATCCGGACGTGCCGGGCTCGCGCCAGAACCCGACCTTCTTCACCGTCGGCAACAACGAACTGAAGCCCGAACGCACCAAAAGCGTGAACTTCGGCGTGGTGCTGTCGCCGTGGGCCAACACCAACCTGAGCGTGGACTACTACCGTATCCAGCTGGACAACCTGGTCGGCACCAACAACACCCAGACTCTGGTCAACGACAACGTGGCCGGTGCCGTGCAGCGCGATGAGCGCGGCAAGCTGCAGGCGGTCTACAACCGCTACCAGAACCTGAGCGAGCTGAAGACCTCGGGCATCGACGTTGAACTGCGCCAGCGCATTCCGACCGCTGCGCTCGGCGACTTCACCGTATCCTCGGCCTACACCCACGTGCGCGACTACCGTCGCCCGACCGTGGTCGGTGGGCCGCTGGTGGACTACGCCGGCAGCAACCTGGGCGCGACCCTGCCCAAGGACAAGGCCACCACCACGCTGGACTGGAAGCATGGCGATTTCAACGCAGCCGTGACCTGGTACTACACCAGCAGCTACCGCCAGGAAGCGAGCACCGCGGCCAAGGCCGTGCAGACGCGCGTCGGCAGCTACAGCCAGTACGACCTCTACCTGGCCTACACCGGTGTGGACAAGCTGACCGTGTACGCAAAAGTGCAGAACCTGGCCGACAGGACGCCGCCATACGACGCCTCGTTCCCGGGCATCCGCGCGCCGTACGACTTCAGCCAGTACGACCTGCGTGGCCGCTACTTCACGTTGGGCTTCGATTACCGCTTCTGATCCATCCGCCGCGGCCGGTCACCTGAAGGGACCGGCCGCGTGACTGTCTGCCGTTGTGTTCCAGGGGAGTCACCGTGTCCTTGCATCGCCGTGCCGTTCTTCCGTTGCTGCTTGCCGCCGCCACCGCACTGTCCTCGCCGCTGCCGGTGCAGGCACAGAGCGCGTACTTCTTCCCGCAGGCCACCGACGCGGCCGCGTTCGATACGTCCATTCCCACGCCGGAACAGTTCCTTGGCTATCCGATCGGCAGTCGTTACACCCGGCACGACCAGTTGGTGGCGTACTTCCAGGAACTCGCGAAGCGTTCCGATAAAGTCAGCGTGCGCGAGATCGGTCGCAGTTATGAGGGCCGCCCGCTGCTGATCGCCACCGTCACCACGGCGGGCAACCACGCGCGGCTGGAACAGCTCCGCCAGCAGCACGCGACCCTGGTCGATCCGGCTCAGCCGCGCAGCGCAGCCGGCGACAGCCCGGTGGTGGTGTGGCTGGGCTACAGCGTGCACGGCAACGAAACCTCCAGCGCCGAAGCGGCGATGCTGACCGCTTACTACCTGGTGGCCAACCGCAGCGCGGAAACCCAGCAATGGCTGCAGCAGGCGGTGGTGCTGTTCGATCCGGCGCAGAATCCTGACGGCCGCGACCGCGCCGCCAACTGGCACAACGCCTGGGCGTCCGATCCAGCCTCGGCCGACCCCGCCGACAAGGAACACGTCGAGCCATTCCCGCAGGGCCGCACCAACCACTACTTCTCCGATCTCAACCGCGACTGGCTTGCGCTGACCCAGCAGGACTCGCGGCCGAAGGTGGAGGTGTTCCATCAGTGGCATCCAAACGTGCAGATCGACTTCCACGAAATGGGCAAGGACAGCACGTACTACTTCGAGCCTTCGCCGAAGAGCATGCACAGCCCGTTGATTCCGGCGGCATCGTATGAATTCAACAAGACCCTGGCCAAGTACCACGCACAGGCGCTGGATGCGCTGGGTTCGCTGTACTACACGGGCGAGAACTTCGACAACTTCTCGCCGGTGTACGGCTCCACCTATCCGGACTTCCACGGCGCGGTCGGTGTGACCGTCGAGCAGGCCAGTTCGCGTGGCCGCGTGCAGGAATCGGTGAATGGCCTGCTGACCTTCCCGTTCACCATCCGCAACCAGGTCGCCACCGGGCTGGGCACCGTGCGTGGCGCGGTGGCCGAGCGCACTGGGCTGTTCGACCTGCAGAAGCAGTTCTTCCAGAGCGCGCTGAAGCAGGCCGCGCAGCAGCCGGTGAAAAGCTTCGTGTTTGGAGATGCGCATGATCCGGCGTTGACCCGCCGCCTGCTGGAACTGTTGCTGCTGCATCGCATTGAGGTGCGCGCGCTGGATCGTGCGGTGACCATCGATGGGCGACGCTTCGAGGTGGGCAGTGCCTATGTGGTGCCAGTGCAGCAGGCGCAGTTCCGCCTGGTGCATTCGATCTTCGCAGAGACACCGCCGATCAAGGGGGATGTGTTCTACGGCAGCACCAGTTACGCGATCGCGCCGGCGTATGGTGTGGCCTTCGCGGGCAGCCGCAGCCGCATCAATGGTGGCGCCCGCGTGGCCGCGCTGCCAGCGGAGCAGGGCGCAGTGCTGGGTGACCAGGCCGGCTTCGCCTAT
This genomic window from Stenotrophomonas maltophilia contains:
- a CDS encoding M14 family metallopeptidase → MSLHRRAVLPLLLAAATALSSPLPVQAQSAYFFPQATDAAAFDTSIPTPEQFLGYPIGSRYTRHDQLVAYFQELAKRSDKVSVREIGRSYEGRPLLIATVTTAGNHARLEQLRQQHATLVDPAQPRSAAGDSPVVVWLGYSVHGNETSSAEAAMLTAYYLVANRSAETQQWLQQAVVLFDPAQNPDGRDRAANWHNAWASDPASADPADKEHVEPFPQGRTNHYFSDLNRDWLALTQQDSRPKVEVFHQWHPNVQIDFHEMGKDSTYYFEPSPKSMHSPLIPAASYEFNKTLAKYHAQALDALGSLYYTGENFDNFSPVYGSTYPDFHGAVGVTVEQASSRGRVQESVNGLLTFPFTIRNQVATGLGTVRGAVAERTGLFDLQKQFFQSALKQAAQQPVKSFVFGDAHDPALTRRLLELLLLHRIEVRALDRAVTIDGRRFEVGSAYVVPVQQAQFRLVHSIFAETPPIKGDVFYGSTSYAIAPAYGVAFAGSRSRINGGARVAALPAEQGAVLGDQAGFAYVIDWRDYNAGRALAVLQAKGLSTRATFQPFTASTAQGEAGFAAGSIVIPVAGQPLQGTALLDAVSAAARDAGVQVHALSSGRSREGIDLGSDGVKALRKPAVALVMGEGVAATEIGSAWFLLDQQLRLPASKLDPQQLGKVSLDRYTTIVLSGGSYAAVDASAVTALKRWVQAGGSLVTYGSASKWAIEQKLADGEKLGKEEEAADESRRAFGDQRDIAAIERVSGNILSADVDTSHPLAFGVPRRQLAINKENTVTLQPSANPFSTVVRIDTPPRVNGYLSERNRTRVAGSAWLLVSAQGQGNVVLFADDPAHRKYWHGTDRLLINAIFFGNLVNPSKARG
- a CDS encoding TonB-dependent receptor yields the protein MPKHTLLVAALAVAMAAPLSAAAENSADASGEASTLAAVRVTGSNIKRTDTEASNPVQVIGRQQLEQTGKATVADVLRSISANTGNASNETTNNGWASGSAGIGLRGLSQKNTLVLLNGRRLANYGFPAGGLSDTFVDLNALPLVAVERIEVLKDGASAVYGSDAVAGVVNIITRQNFEGAEIGGSFGGADQGGLHEQNLKFVGGLGDLDTDGYNILFSLQGYNRERLDQDERNLTSSGIYTDKPGGRWNGWSAKGARYLVNGVSVPMLDASGNCPVGTTRVASAPIDGLAGDTCGFNQAPFTTLIPSTKRYQAYANGTFRLSDSVEAFGEVLYSQIKSAAWFGSSPFFTLESGRFALNANTGLAEPVSSLLPANNPYNLYGRAIPIEYTFFDLGGTIKTNRSTAYRGVFGLRGTTASWDWEVAAFGARSSERESVSGGFANRWALADALASGSYNLLNPAATPQSVRDSINIATLRPAESKLQGIDAKISGSLGHTWAGEIGFAAGAEWRREKLDSNNPWQIDAGLQVRPAIAEVHGKRQVSAAYAEVNVPLASTLELSAAARADHYDDFGDAFSPKIGLRWQPLDFLLVRASASKGFRAPSLSENSNSTSIAYGSVVDPRDPDVPGSRQNPTFFTVGNNELKPERTKSVNFGVVLSPWANTNLSVDYYRIQLDNLVGTNNTQTLVNDNVAGAVQRDERGKLQAVYNRYQNLSELKTSGIDVELRQRIPTAALGDFTVSSAYTHVRDYRRPTVVGGPLVDYAGSNLGATLPKDKATTTLDWKHGDFNAAVTWYYTSSYRQEASTAAKAVQTRVGSYSQYDLYLAYTGVDKLTVYAKVQNLADRTPPYDASFPGIRAPYDFSQYDLRGRYFTLGFDYRF